The proteins below are encoded in one region of Mustelus asterias unplaced genomic scaffold, sMusAst1.hap1.1 HAP1_SCAFFOLD_44, whole genome shotgun sequence:
- the LOC144482975 gene encoding uncharacterized protein LOC144482975 — protein MEGKSTIHSGEKPYTCSVCARDFSQSSGLSRHKCSHNREKPWKCGDCGKRFNYPSQLEIHQRGHTGQRPFTCCVCGKGFINSSNLMTHQSVHSEDRPFKCLDCGKCYKNCQELMYHQRVHTDERPFRCSQCGTRFKQSSHLTVHQRTHTGERPFTCSECGKGFDYPSHLETHRRIHTGERPFTCSQCGKGFTTSSHLLKHQRIHTGERPFTCSVCRKEFNQSSNLAIHERIHTEERPFTCSQCGKGFTQSSTLLNHQRVHTGERPFTCSQCGKGFTTPAILLKHQRIHTGERPFTCSVCGKGFITSCTLLNHQRTHTGERPFTCLECGKGFAHSSSLQTHKRVHTGERLFTCPECGKGFTSSSHLQTHKRVHSGERPFTCSNCGKGFSDSSNLLMHQRVHTRERRFTCSECGKEFTQLSHLQSHERIHTGERPFSCSECGKAFSDSSNLLRHQRVHTGERPFACSKCGKGFTDSSNLLMHQRVHTGEKPFTCSTCGKGFSRSSHLLMHQRFRTGERPFTCPDCGKGFPDASNLQKHRRVHTGERPFTCSDCGKGFTNSSQLLRHQQVHK, from the exons atggaaggaaaaagcaccattcacagtggggagaaaccgtacacatgttctgtgtgtgCGCGAGACTTCAGCCAATCATCCGGCCTGTCAAGACACAaatgcagtcacaacagggagaagccgtggaaatgtggtgactgtggaaagagattcaattacccatcacagctggaaattcatcagcgTGGTCACACAgggcagaggccattcacctgctgtgtgtgtgggaagggattcattaattcatctaATCTGATGACACACCAAAGTGTTCACAGTGAGgacagaccttttaaatgtctggactgtgggaagtgttATAAAAATTGTCAGGAACTAATgtaccatcaacgtgttcacactgatgagagaccattcaggtgctctcaatgtgggactcGGTTCAAACAATCATCtcatctcactgtacaccagcgcactcacactggggagaggccattcacctgctctgagtgtg ggaagggatttgattacccatcccacctggaaactcatcgacgcattcacaccggggagagacctttcacctgctctcaatgtgggaagggattcactacctcatcccatctgctgaaacaccagcgaattcacacaggggagagaccgttcacatgTTCTGTGTGTAGGAAGGaattcaatcagtcatccaacctagcgaTACACGAGCGAATTCATActgaggaaaggccattcacctgctctcagtgtgggaagggatttactcagtcatccacGCTGCtaaatcaccagcgagttcacactggggagaggccattcacctgctcccagtgtgggaagggattcactaccccAGCcatcctgctgaaacaccagcgaattcacactggggagaggccgttcacctgctctgtgtgtggaaagggattcattacCTCATGCACACTGCTAAatcaccagcgaactcacactggggagag gccgttcacttgcttggagtgtgggaagggattcgctcattcatcctccctgcagacacacaaacgagttcacacaggggagaggctattcacctgtcccgagtgtgggaaaggattcacaagttcatcccacctgcagacacacaagcgagttcacagcggggagaggccatttacctgctccaattgtggaaagggattcagtgattcatccaacctgttgatgcaccagcgagttcacaccagggagaggcggTTCACCTGCTCGGAGTGCGGGAAGGAATTCACACAGTTATCCCACCTACAGTCACACGAGCGCATTCACACCggtgagagaccattcagctgctcagagtgtgggaaggcattcagtgattcatccaacctgctgaggcaccagcgagttcacactggggagaggccattcgcctgctccaagtgtgggaagggatttactgattcatccaacctgctgatgcACCAGAGG gttcacacaggggagaaaccgttcacctgctctacctgtgggaagggatttagtcgCTCATCCCATCTGTTGATGCACCAGCGATTtcgcactggggagaggccattcacctgccccgattgtgggaagggattcccagATGCATCTAATCTGCAGAAACAccgacgagttcacactggggagagaccattcacctgctctgactgtgggaaaggattcactaattCATcgcagctgctgagacaccagcaagttcacaagtga